One part of the Arabidopsis thaliana chromosome 1 sequence genome encodes these proteins:
- the ATX1 gene encoding homolog of anti-oxidant 1 (homolog of anti-oxidant 1 (ATX1); FUNCTIONS IN: metal ion binding; INVOLVED IN: metal ion transport; LOCATED IN: endomembrane system; EXPRESSED IN: 22 plant structures; EXPRESSED DURING: 13 growth stages; CONTAINS InterPro DOMAIN/s: Heavy metal transport/detoxification protein (InterPro:IPR006121); BEST Arabidopsis thaliana protein match is: copper chaperone (TAIR:AT3G56240.1); Has 1720 Blast hits to 1673 proteins in 288 species: Archae - 4; Bacteria - 215; Metazoa - 140; Fungi - 221; Plants - 1117; Viruses - 0; Other Eukaryotes - 23 (source: NCBI BLink).) — protein MLKDLFQAVSYQNTASLSLFQALSVVESKAMSQTVVLRVAMTCEGCVGAVKRVLGKMEGVESFDVDIKEQKVTVKGNVQPDAVLQTVTKTGKKTAFWEAEGETAKA, from the exons ATGCTTAAAGACTTGTTCCAAGCCGTATCCTATCAAAACACTgcaagtctctctctctttcaagcCTTGTCGGTGGTTGAATCGAAAGCTATGTCTCAG ACCGTTGTTCTCAGAGTGGCCATGACATGTGAGGGATGTGTTGGAGCTGTGAAAAGAGTTCTTGGGAAAATGGAAG gcGTGGAGTCATTTGACGTTGATATAAAGGAGCAGAAAGTGACGGTGAAAGGCAACGTGCAGCCAGACGCAGTTTTACAGACCGTGACGAAAACCGGAAAGAAAACGGCTTTTTGGGAAGCTGAAGGTGAAACTGCTAAGGCTTAA
- the ATX1 gene encoding homolog of anti-oxidant 1 (homolog of anti-oxidant 1 (ATX1); FUNCTIONS IN: metal ion binding; INVOLVED IN: metal ion transport; EXPRESSED IN: 22 plant structures; EXPRESSED DURING: 13 growth stages; CONTAINS InterPro DOMAIN/s: Heavy metal transport/detoxification protein (InterPro:IPR006121); BEST Arabidopsis thaliana protein match is: copper chaperone (TAIR:AT3G56240.1); Has 1418 Blast hits to 1416 proteins in 230 species: Archae - 2; Bacteria - 113; Metazoa - 138; Fungi - 209; Plants - 939; Viruses - 0; Other Eukaryotes - 17 (source: NCBI BLink).), translating into MTCEGCVGAVKRVLGKMEGVESFDVDIKEQKVTVKGNVQPDAVLQTVTKTGKKTAFWEAEGETAKA; encoded by the exons ATGACATGTGAGGGATGTGTTGGAGCTGTGAAAAGAGTTCTTGGGAAAATGGAAG gcGTGGAGTCATTTGACGTTGATATAAAGGAGCAGAAAGTGACGGTGAAAGGCAACGTGCAGCCAGACGCAGTTTTACAGACCGTGACGAAAACCGGAAAGAAAACGGCTTTTTGGGAAGCTGAAGGTGAAACTGCTAAGGCTTAA
- the ATX1 gene encoding homolog of anti-oxidant 1 (homolog of anti-oxidant 1 (ATX1); LOCATED IN: endomembrane system; EXPRESSED IN: 22 plant structures; EXPRESSED DURING: 13 growth stages.): MLKDLFQAVSYQNTASLSLFQALSVVESKAMSQAWSHLTLI; the protein is encoded by the exons ATGCTTAAAGACTTGTTCCAAGCCGTATCCTATCAAAACACTgcaagtctctctctctttcaagcCTTGTCGGTGGTTGAATCGAAAGCTATGTCTCAG gcGTGGAGTCATTTGACGTTGATATAA